The genomic segment GCCCAAAAGAGGAGGATTACAGGGTTTTGTAAGCctgttaaaaataagtttatcaCCATCCAAACCTGGTTCAATCTCTAGTTTAACTAAAATGGATTGaggatttttatttctaaatgcAGTGCTCTTGAAAcatgatcattatttttaattcaaatagaaAAGGATGTTAAAACTGCAATACTTAAAAGAGTAAACCTCTTGTTccttaaatttgtttattaaaagtGGTTActcaacaacaaacaaaattttcaCCTTTCACCACACTGACAGCAATGTCATTTTTACTCTTTTAAAAGTGGTTCCTTAACGTCATCCCATGTATCCAAACGACTCTGAGCTTTCTCCACctgaaaaatcaatatttacaacatgattttacaattatataaattttaaaattaaccatcaacttaaaaaaaaattatatatacatgatAAAGATTGGATAGTTGGATCAACCCATATAATTAAGATCTAAGATTTTAAGGTTTTTAGCATAGTTATAAGACTTAAGCCACGATGTCCGGTTGAGAAGAGTCAACttgagttgatattttttaaaataccatgacttagttttttttaaaaaaaaatcaataagtttATCTCAAGTTGATCAAGTCGCGAATcaacttagatttttaaatgaattagattgaattaattattttttttatttttttaattcagatcAACTCAGGTCTCAAGTCAACTCATTGAGACATTCTAGGTTTTATAATTACAAATTTAGTTTGAAGTTATGTATTATATATCTCAAAATCTATTAGactttctaataaattaaataaaaatgattaccTCTTTGTTTTTACTTGGTTCAAAATGTGTGTGTGACCATATATGGATAAAATGTCGATATATTTTACagtctatataaaatataaaatatatgcagaATAAATTTACCTCTTTGTCCCAGTTTGTTCGAAATGTAGCCCATAACAAGACTAAAGTCTGCACAGCTGTGCCACCTAACATTCCGGTCCATATTCCCTATAAAAAGCAGAGACATATTCAGTATTGGTAAGCTAGCTGGTCTTGTTTCACAAAAGCAAATTGAAGACAGACACCCACATTAACACTAACAATTCAACGTAAATggacaagaaaaaatattatatatatgatcatGCGTTATGGctcataaaaatatatgcacATACACACCTTTGCTCCCATGTCGCATGCAAAGCCAAGAACGCAACCCAACGGGACGCCAATGATGTAGTAACATGCAAGATTGACATAAGCAACAAATGCTTGCCATCCGCACCCAACAGCCACTCCTTCAAAAGGTAAATTTAGAGAAATCAATCAGTCAATGAAGTGTTGTCTAACCGTCGGTCTCTATGATCTACAAAGAAAGTTTGTTGAGTTCACATTGATGTGACGGGTGTGGCTTCAATTAATTTAGCGGCTTGCCCTTAAAACGACAAGCAGTGAGAGACAGCAGAGAGGGGACCGCAAGAGAACTGCAGGAACATCCGCAATGCTATCTCACATAAATCATGGAGCCTTACCAGATAAAACAGGTTGGACTCCTCCTAGCACGATGGAGGCTGCGAGGAAAGGAGATAGCTCTGAAACAGCATCGGAAACCACTGTACCGCTAGTGAAGGCATAGCTTATGACATGCCGCAGTAAGAGCACAATAACAGCCAAGATCACAGAGATGAGCAGTGAGCATAAATTTACTACTATAACAGAAAACGATGTTGCTCTGGGATGTCCAGCACCCAACTCGTTGCTTACTCTCACGCTGTAATTAACAATAGAAAacgattgaaaaaataattgtcattatttatataaaagacaATAAATATCTTAGGATTATAAATTGGGtcccaacaaaataaaaaatcaattggaCCTTACCAAccatatattgttttaaaaataaaaaggattggGGTCTGCACtgttcgattaaaaaaaaaaacaaatcatgtcagaattgagttgatttggtcacATGGTTGACTTCAGCTTTACTTATCAAAGCCCAACAACCAGTTTTTTAAccttatcttaaaaaatttaatccaaacaatatcatattttattttattttaataaaaattggaTTAACTATTCTCACTTGAGCTTGTCCTAAtggggttttaaaactatgtcgTCAGCTATCTTTCATTGCTTAGATGAATTGTTGGTATAACTGTAAAGAAATACCAATAACAGAGAGtctaaattataaacaaaattaaactgaCCTTGCAGCCGCTTGGAAACCAACAGAGACCATAAAACACCATCCATTTATAGTCATGCTGCATTCAAATATAAAGTGCAATTACTGTTTATAGTAAGAGACCCAAGCAAACAAGATCTTCAATTGATATCTatctatattatattatattttgttcttgcatatattatatttatagtctcaactattttttaagtacttaatttaaatatattataccTATCGTTCTTGCATGCATTTCTCGAATCCAAAGGTGCTACTGAGAGTATTAAAAAAGGtggctctattttttatttaatttcttttttccacaCTAACCTTCTTCCTTTAATTCATTGACTCAATCTGGATCACAAATGGCTAGATATAAACGAGCAATTAATAATAGAGCTGTGCTTACCAGATGGACAGGGCGTCCAAGGAAACTTCAGCATTTTTTAGCAACCCTGCAATCAATGTTAATACCTGGTAGTACCAAAACTCAAGGCATAGCATCACACCTGATGCAAGGGACAGCTTGAAGAAATCCCATAACCCAGAGAAGGCCAGTATACTAAATCCCCTCCATGTGTGCTTGAACTTCTTGCTTACTAGAATGTACACAAACTGGGCTACCACTATAACCCACCATGAAAAACTCGTTACCAGTCCCGCACCCAACAAACCCCCTCCAAGCTTGAAAATTACAACCCAACATAGTATTAGATGAAGCACAAGAACAGCAGCTGATATGCATGTACTAGGGAAAATCACACTTTGAGCTTGCAAGAATTTTTGTATGGGGAAATTGCAAGCGTAAGCAAAGATTTGAGGGATTAGACCGTAGACAAAAATTGCAGCTGCAGATGAAATGGCAGGCGATTCGTGTAGTCCAAGTAAGATAGGCTTGCAAAAGATGTAGATAAACATAAGTACAAGCCCAGCTAAAGTGAGGAGAATCGTCGATCTTTGCATATATACGCCTAGCATTTCAAACTTGTTTGCTCCATACGCTTGCCCACATAGTGTCTCCACTGCACTTCCCATTCCCAACtgcattggaaaaaaaaaaaaaagtctttcttttaaaaacatatctCAATTGATTCATGGATTGAAACAGATAGATGTGTCAGTAGTGATTGATACATTTAGAAAATTCTGACAAGAACATGTAATCAACGCATTTTCAGAATGGATCAGTTGAGACCATACCATAACTCCAAAGACAAGACCTTGGATGCCATTATTGCCAAGAGAGACACCAGCAAGTTCAAGATTGCCAAGATGACCACAAAACATTTGAGTGGAtatggaaacaaaaaaattgagcaAGTAAACCACGATTGC from the Populus nigra chromosome 9, ddPopNigr1.1, whole genome shotgun sequence genome contains:
- the LOC133702616 gene encoding protein DETOXIFICATION 40-like, encoding MATSSDDNRIIYAEDESYQPILHAKRSFSAEAVSSELEDILCNMELSRSHRILRATWVELKILFPLAAPAIVVYLLNFFVSISTQMFCGHLGNLELAGVSLGNNGIQGLVFGVMLGMGSAVETLCGQAYGANKFEMLGVYMQRSTILLTLAGLVLMFIYIFCKPILLGLHESPAISSAAAIFVYGLIPQIFAYACNFPIQKFLQAQSVIFPSTCISAAVLVLHLILCWVVIFKLGGGLLGAGLVTSFSWWVIVVAQFVYILVSKKFKHTWRGFSILAFSGLWDFFKLSLASGVMLCLEFWYYQVLTLIAGLLKNAEVSLDALSICMTINGWCFMVSVGFQAAASVRVSNELGAGHPRATSFSVIVVNLCSLLISVILAVIVLLLRHVISYAFTSGTVVSDAVSELSPFLAASIVLGGVQPVLSGVAVGCGWQAFVAYVNLACYYIIGVPLGCVLGFACDMGAKGIWTGMLGGTAVQTLVLLWATFRTNWDKEVEKAQSRLDTWDDVKEPLLKE